From the Chitinophaga lutea genome, the window AACAGTTTGTCGAACTGGCCGAGTTTGGAATGCCAGGCGTCGTGCACCATTTTGACGAATACCTGTTGTTGTGCGGTGTTATTTCCTGTCATGATCTTATGGATTAAAAGTGTGGTATTGGCTTGATGAGTTTGTGTTCTTCGTGGTAAAACAAAAGTAGTGTCTATCCGAAAGACGCAGCGGTGGTGAAATGGACATTATGGCGGGTTGATTTGGACAGGGTATATCCTTACCTTTGTTGAAAGACCATTCCGGATGAAGCACATCACGTTATTATATCCCGAGGGGCAGTGCAACCTCAGCACCATCGCCTGCATACTGGGCACGGTAGAGATCTTTTCAAGGGCCGGGGAGTACTGGGTACAGGCTGGTAACACCCCCAGGTACCGGCTGGTAGTGGCGGCCACCGTTCCCAAAACACAATACGTCCATAACCTGGTGGCCCTCAGCCCGGAAACCTACATCGGGGATATCGCAAAAACGGACCTGATTATCATTCCGTCCGCCATGCCGGGCGAAAACACGGCCGACCGCCAGGTCATGTTCGACTGGATAAACCGGCAATACAAGGCCGGCGCGGAAATAGCGAGCATGTGCTCGGGGGCTTTTATCCTGGCGGCTACGGGTATTATGGACGGCAGAAGCTGTTCCACGCATTGGGCGTTCGCAGACCGGTTCAGGAACATGTATCCTGAAGTGAACCTGCATTCGGATAAACTGATTACGGATGAAAAAGGCATCTATACCAATGGCGGCGCCTATTCTTTTCTGAACCTGCTGATATACCTCGTTGAAAAATATTACGACAGGCAAACGGCCATTTTCTGTTCCAAAGTGTTCCAGATAGAAATGGACAGGAACAGCCAGTCGTCATTTGCCATCTTCACAGGGCAGAAACAACATGGCGATACCATGGTGCAGCAGGCCCAGGCTTACATTGAGAACAATATCGACGAAAAAATCTCTGTGGAAGGCCTGTCTTCAAAGTTCGCCACCGGCCGCAGGAATTTCGACAGGCGGTTTATCAGGGCTACCGGTAATACCCCTGTGGAATACGCGCAAAGGGTGAAGATCGAGTCGGCGAAAAAGGCGCTGGAAAGCACCCGGAAAACCGTTAACGAGGTGATGTACGAAGTGGGTTATTCGGATGTAAAGGCCTTCCGGGAAGTGTTCCGCAAGATTACTGGACTGTCGCCACAGGAGTATAAAAACAGGTATAATAAGGAGACCGCCGGAAAATACTGACGGATAACAACATCACCCGGCAGGCCGGAAATTACATCATGCCATGGTGTTGTACCTTCGTCACATATCA encodes:
- a CDS encoding GlxA family transcriptional regulator; protein product: MKHITLLYPEGQCNLSTIACILGTVEIFSRAGEYWVQAGNTPRYRLVVAATVPKTQYVHNLVALSPETYIGDIAKTDLIIIPSAMPGENTADRQVMFDWINRQYKAGAEIASMCSGAFILAATGIMDGRSCSTHWAFADRFRNMYPEVNLHSDKLITDEKGIYTNGGAYSFLNLLIYLVEKYYDRQTAIFCSKVFQIEMDRNSQSSFAIFTGQKQHGDTMVQQAQAYIENNIDEKISVEGLSSKFATGRRNFDRRFIRATGNTPVEYAQRVKIESAKKALESTRKTVNEVMYEVGYSDVKAFREVFRKITGLSPQEYKNRYNKETAGKY